The following proteins come from a genomic window of Mammaliicoccus sp. Marseille-Q6498:
- a CDS encoding DeoR/GlpR family DNA-binding transcription regulator, whose product MLKIIEERQQIIINHLKIVQFARIQDLIELVKYSEATVKRDLIELEKKGLVRRTRGGAMIIDNQKIDLPYLMKIINFNEQDNKHKLAEKAKDLINDDMIIFLDSSTTTLHLIKMLSKFEGLQIITNGVLTASLLSEFTDAQVNILGGTVVKKRNTINGSKAFNDALTYNADISFVSCRGFDLETGATETTEGEALIKQAFRKNSKHLVLIVTEEKYHNKYVHKSLSLRDIDTLVTDYNLTQDLIESLDKNNIKCIN is encoded by the coding sequence ATGCTTAAAATAATAGAAGAACGTCAGCAAATAATAATTAATCACTTGAAAATAGTACAATTTGCTAGAATTCAAGATTTGATTGAACTCGTTAAATATAGTGAAGCCACTGTTAAAAGAGATTTAATCGAACTAGAAAAGAAAGGTCTCGTTAGAAGAACGCGTGGTGGTGCTATGATTATTGATAATCAAAAAATAGACCTACCCTATTTAATGAAAATTATTAATTTTAATGAACAAGATAATAAACATAAGCTTGCAGAAAAAGCTAAAGACCTCATCAATGATGACATGATCATTTTTCTAGATTCAAGCACTACCACATTACACCTTATTAAAATGTTATCTAAATTTGAAGGATTACAAATCATCACAAATGGTGTTCTTACAGCTTCACTTTTATCAGAGTTCACAGACGCTCAAGTTAATATTTTAGGTGGGACAGTAGTCAAAAAAAGAAATACAATTAATGGATCTAAAGCCTTTAATGATGCATTAACATATAATGCAGATATTTCCTTTGTTTCATGTAGAGGTTTTGATTTAGAAACAGGTGCAACTGAAACAACAGAAGGAGAAGCACTCATAAAACAAGCATTTAGAAAAAATTCTAAACATCTTGTCTTAATAGTCACAGAAGAAAAGTATCACAATAAATATGTTCATAAAAGTCTATCATTACGTGATATAGACACTTTAGTTACAGACTACAATTTAACCCAGGATCTAATTGAGTCACTAGATAAAAATAATATTAAATGTATAAATTAA
- a CDS encoding ATP-binding cassette domain-containing protein, translating to MSKYAIEAKNLTKSFNKNKIIENLSFKIPELSTVHIIGSNGSGKSVLLKLIANLYALDSGEITSNAQNISYSPDHFPEDINVTIHTFLQTIYSINKNKIDLDKYNQFVENFNLKPFLNYKIKNCSKGTQQKINIIQALLSDNEILLFDEPINGLDKESQEYFLNHLHTLKNHKTIIFTSHEKDIMKEIATHNLDLEAGLSKNMIEENTYYLIKFHSDEKLNLNYDVEISDGVYSIKVLEEAVNEVLLKLIESNCNILEVRSLRDGSLL from the coding sequence ATGTCTAAATATGCCATCGAAGCTAAAAATTTAACTAAGTCATTTAATAAAAATAAAATTATAGAAAATTTGTCCTTCAAAATTCCTGAATTATCAACTGTACATATTATTGGATCAAATGGATCTGGTAAAAGTGTTTTGTTAAAATTAATCGCAAATTTGTATGCGCTAGACTCTGGTGAAATTACTAGCAACGCCCAGAATATAAGTTACAGTCCTGACCATTTTCCAGAAGATATAAATGTTACGATACATACTTTTTTACAAACGATTTACTCGATAAATAAAAATAAAATTGATCTGGATAAATATAATCAATTTGTTGAAAATTTTAATTTAAAGCCTTTTTTGAATTATAAAATCAAAAATTGTTCAAAAGGTACGCAACAAAAAATCAATATTATTCAAGCTTTACTGAGTGATAATGAAATTCTTTTATTCGACGAGCCGATAAATGGATTAGATAAGGAGTCACAAGAATATTTTTTGAATCACTTACACACTTTGAAAAATCATAAAACCATTATTTTCACATCACACGAAAAAGATATTATGAAGGAAATTGCAACACATAATTTGGATTTGGAAGCAGGATTGTCTAAAAATATGATTGAGGAGAATACTTATTATTTAATAAAATTTCATAGTGACGAGAAGCTAAATTTAAATTATGACGTTGAGATTAGTGACGGTGTTTATAGTATAAAAGTTTTAGAAGAAGCGGTTAATGAAGTTTTATTGAAGCTAATCGAGAGTAACTGTAATATTCTCGAAGTTAGGAGTTTACGCGATGGGTCACTACTTTAA
- a CDS encoding PTS ascorbate transporter subunit IIC — MNSILGFIVDVLSQPAILVALIALIGLVVQKKSAADITSGTIKTILGFLVLSAGAGVVTDSLEPFGKMFQEAFGVQGVVPNNEAIISIALKDYGTTAALIMMFGMLVNILIARFTNLKYIFLTGHHTFYMAAFLAILLTVGNITGVSTVVIGSIILGLIMAVLPALGQSTMKKITNSDQVAIGHFGTVSYWAAGEIGKLFSGKSKSTEDIKFPKGLSFLRESTISISLTMIVLYVLAALFAGPSYVHSELSDGTNFLVFSVIQGVTFAAGVFIILTGVRLILAEIVPAFKGISEKLVPNTKPALDCPIVFPYAQNAVLIGFFVSFVTGVIGMLIMFMVGGIVILPGVVAHFFLGATSGVFGNARGGIKGAIAGSALNGILITFLPLLFLPFVGELGAASTTFSDTDFLAVGITFGYISKFLGMAGVIALVVIIAVLAVLMQKKSNKKLAEEK, encoded by the coding sequence ATGAATTCAATATTAGGATTTATTGTTGATGTATTAAGTCAACCAGCCATATTAGTTGCACTTATAGCGTTAATTGGTTTAGTCGTTCAGAAAAAGTCAGCAGCAGATATTACTTCCGGTACAATTAAGACAATACTAGGGTTTCTAGTCTTAAGTGCAGGGGCAGGCGTTGTAACAGATTCATTAGAGCCGTTCGGTAAGATGTTCCAAGAAGCATTTGGTGTTCAAGGCGTTGTGCCAAATAACGAAGCGATCATCTCTATCGCATTAAAAGACTATGGTACAACAGCTGCATTAATTATGATGTTTGGTATGCTTGTGAATATTTTAATCGCAAGGTTTACAAACTTAAAATATATATTTTTAACAGGACATCATACTTTTTATATGGCAGCATTTTTAGCAATATTATTAACTGTAGGTAACATTACAGGTGTATCTACTGTAGTAATTGGCTCTATTATATTAGGTTTGATTATGGCAGTATTGCCAGCACTTGGCCAATCAACAATGAAAAAAATTACAAATTCAGACCAAGTAGCAATAGGTCACTTCGGAACAGTGAGTTATTGGGCAGCAGGAGAAATTGGTAAATTATTTTCTGGGAAATCAAAATCAACAGAAGACATTAAATTCCCTAAAGGGTTAAGCTTTTTAAGAGAAAGTACAATTAGCATTTCTTTAACAATGATCGTACTTTACGTTCTTGCAGCACTATTTGCAGGTCCAAGTTATGTACACTCTGAATTAAGTGACGGAACAAACTTCTTAGTATTCTCAGTCATTCAAGGTGTTACTTTTGCAGCTGGGGTATTTATTATTTTAACAGGTGTGAGATTGATTTTAGCTGAAATTGTACCAGCGTTTAAAGGTATTTCAGAAAAACTTGTACCAAATACAAAACCAGCATTAGACTGTCCGATTGTATTCCCATACGCACAGAACGCAGTATTAATAGGCTTTTTTGTAAGTTTTGTAACAGGGGTAATCGGTATGTTAATCATGTTTATGGTAGGTGGTATCGTCATTCTACCAGGCGTAGTCGCTCACTTCTTCCTCGGCGCAACATCCGGCGTGTTTGGTAATGCAAGAGGGGGAATTAAAGGCGCAATCGCAGGTTCAGCATTGAACGGTATATTAATTACATTCTTACCATTGCTATTTTTACCATTTGTAGGTGAATTAGGCGCAGCATCCACAACATTCTCAGACACAGACTTCTTAGCTGTAGGTATCACATTCGGTTACATTTCAAAATTCTTAGGCATGGCAGGCGTTATCGCACTAGTCGTTATAATCGCAGTATTAGCCGTATTAATGCAGAAGAAATCTAACAAGAAATTAGCAGAAGAAAAATAG
- a CDS encoding PTS sugar transporter subunit IIB, whose amino-acid sequence MKILVVCGHGLGSSFMVEMNAQEGLKNLQAPSDIKVEHSDIMSASPDMADLFICGRDLEENAQRLGEVIVLDNILDKEELQNKLEEKLKALNMI is encoded by the coding sequence ATGAAAATTTTAGTAGTTTGTGGACACGGTTTAGGAAGTAGTTTCATGGTAGAAATGAATGCACAAGAAGGATTGAAAAATCTTCAAGCACCATCAGATATAAAAGTCGAACATAGTGACATTATGTCTGCAAGTCCTGATATGGCTGATTTATTTATTTGTGGTAGAGACTTAGAAGAAAATGCACAAAGATTAGGTGAAGTGATTGTTTTAGATAATATTCTTGATAAAGAAGAATTACAAAATAAACTTGAAGAAAAATTAAAAGCATTGAACATGATTTAA
- a CDS encoding PTS sugar transporter subunit IIA, which yields MTEIIKEEHIQLKDKVASWEESIQIASRPLLQEDYFNQQYVDSMIESVNELGPYIVIAPEIAIAHARPNDNVNKIGLSLLKLEEHINFSKDGHYASLIFVLSAVDNEGHLEILRQLATKLSDKETVNALLSAKNTKEIKNIFKEND from the coding sequence GTGACAGAAATCATTAAAGAAGAACATATCCAATTAAAAGATAAAGTGGCGAGTTGGGAAGAAAGTATTCAAATTGCTTCGAGACCACTACTGCAAGAAGATTATTTTAATCAACAATATGTCGATTCAATGATTGAGAGTGTCAATGAACTGGGACCTTACATTGTGATTGCCCCAGAAATTGCAATCGCGCATGCAAGGCCGAATGACAATGTTAATAAAATTGGATTGAGTCTTTTAAAGTTAGAAGAACATATTAACTTTTCAAAAGATGGTCACTACGCTTCATTAATATTTGTCCTAAGTGCAGTAGATAACGAAGGGCATCTTGAAATTTTAAGACAACTCGCAACAAAATTAAGCGATAAAGAAACAGTCAATGCATTACTTTCAGCAAAAAATACAAAAGAAATTAAAAATATATTTAAGGAGAATGATTAA
- a CDS encoding BglG family transcription antiterminator — translation MLSKRQRNILSYLSSEKDYITISKLASYFHVSERTIQYDLEFIESFKNQLNIDVDRNKSLGVKIIYQEDAIQESNVEMDIHYSKVERKEQIILRLFESSKPISSQSLADTLNVSRRTVVDDLKSVQLWLEDYALVLEYKKNKGFVIEGNEKDLREAYANVVQEYFRKSTPQIGIEIFSKEELEKIRRAVVSTLSDQDFQLVQVGIDGLIYHIIIAIHRAKEKFVFDIPDEEYQRLSETDAFQIATKITSQLEDLFQIEFPKSEAAFITLHLLGAKVTKFHKEQPNLSHLTSLFIQKVSAQVGVPLIHDHKLLTGLVTHLQPAIHRMTFNMEHSNPLKEEILKEYYELIHAIKQQVSILEESFKVEFNEDEIAYLALHFASSIERLSSEETTHIKVILLCGSGVGTSQLLKSRIKNIYPELEILDAFSIYDISESFLKSHGVDYILSTVPVDGFSVPTIEVSPFLNKEDRNKINQMINDYRERFITSYEIVGPSLADVIPRHHIKTQVVAKNRNEAIKESVQTLVDSKHVNEQYGQDIIHHLDKFGPYMVIGPNIALLHSNFENVNVPVSMAIVHFENGIQFGHERFDPVKVVVLLATSQPQIHLNALGQLSQLIMDDTNRNQLLEGDKETILELINLVSESKEGI, via the coding sequence TTGCTGAGCAAACGTCAGAGAAATATCTTGTCCTATTTATCATCTGAGAAAGACTACATTACCATTTCTAAATTAGCTTCATATTTTCATGTTTCAGAGCGTACGATTCAATATGATTTAGAGTTTATTGAATCTTTTAAAAATCAATTGAATATTGACGTTGATCGTAATAAAAGTTTAGGCGTCAAAATAATCTATCAAGAAGATGCTATACAGGAATCTAATGTTGAAATGGATATTCATTATTCAAAAGTTGAAAGAAAAGAACAGATTATTTTAAGGTTATTTGAATCTTCGAAACCGATTAGTTCTCAAAGTTTAGCGGATACATTAAATGTTTCTCGTAGAACCGTTGTAGATGATTTGAAATCTGTTCAGCTTTGGTTAGAGGATTACGCGCTTGTTCTTGAATATAAAAAGAACAAAGGTTTTGTCATTGAAGGTAATGAAAAAGATTTGAGAGAAGCTTATGCAAATGTTGTTCAAGAATACTTCCGTAAATCTACACCACAAATTGGCATTGAAATATTTTCTAAAGAAGAGCTTGAAAAAATAAGACGTGCTGTCGTTTCGACTTTAAGTGATCAAGATTTTCAGCTCGTACAAGTTGGGATAGATGGATTAATTTATCATATTATTATTGCGATTCACCGTGCTAAAGAAAAATTCGTTTTTGATATTCCTGATGAAGAGTATCAAAGGTTAAGCGAGACGGATGCTTTTCAAATCGCGACTAAAATTACGAGCCAACTTGAAGATTTATTTCAAATTGAATTTCCAAAAAGTGAAGCGGCTTTTATAACGCTACATTTATTAGGTGCAAAAGTTACTAAATTTCATAAAGAACAACCAAATTTATCTCATTTAACAAGTTTATTTATTCAAAAAGTAAGTGCACAAGTAGGAGTTCCGTTGATACATGATCATAAACTGTTAACAGGACTTGTTACACATTTACAACCTGCAATTCATAGAATGACTTTTAATATGGAACATTCTAATCCTTTAAAGGAAGAAATATTGAAAGAATATTACGAGCTCATACACGCAATAAAGCAACAAGTTTCGATTTTAGAAGAATCTTTTAAAGTTGAATTTAATGAAGACGAAATTGCATATTTAGCTTTGCATTTCGCTTCTTCGATAGAAAGGTTATCGTCTGAAGAAACGACACACATTAAAGTGATTTTACTATGTGGTTCAGGTGTCGGCACGTCACAGTTGTTGAAAAGTCGTATTAAAAATATTTATCCAGAATTAGAAATACTTGATGCCTTTTCAATATACGACATTTCTGAAAGCTTTTTAAAATCTCACGGTGTGGATTATATACTATCGACGGTACCGGTAGATGGATTTTCAGTTCCTACTATTGAAGTTTCACCATTTTTAAATAAAGAGGATAGAAATAAAATCAATCAAATGATTAATGATTATAGAGAAAGATTTATTACAAGTTATGAAATCGTGGGACCTAGTCTAGCAGATGTCATTCCTCGACATCATATTAAAACACAAGTTGTAGCAAAGAATAGAAACGAAGCGATTAAAGAAAGTGTACAAACGTTAGTAGATTCAAAGCATGTTAATGAACAATACGGTCAGGACATCATTCATCATTTAGATAAATTTGGACCATATATGGTAATCGGCCCGAATATTGCATTGCTTCATTCAAACTTTGAAAATGTCAACGTACCAGTAAGTATGGCGATTGTTCATTTTGAAAATGGCATTCAATTTGGTCATGAAAGATTTGATCCAGTCAAAGTCGTTGTATTACTCGCGACTAGCCAACCGCAAATTCATTTAAATGCGCTAGGTCAATTAAGTCAGTTGATTATGGATGATACAAATAGAAATCAATTGCTTGAAGGTGACAAAGAAACCATTTTAGAACTGATTAATTTAGTGAGTGAAAGTAAGGAGGGGATCTAA
- a CDS encoding ADP-ribosyltransferase, with protein sequence MKDMNLVMEDLSYYKKNVIIYSQKSLFQELTDHAIKWSKKLSDEEITDIARYALHDYKIINQYLYNENINMSNSEKFKLQGRISNIYNALSKFNFYLPLKLYRGINRFEYLNLINNTKFCVFKSFKSTSIEEDIALEFINDYSCGYVIIVNVPPYTNGAFIAPLVDLQDEKEYLINIGTEYKILQEYLKNGIKYIEIEVKSYDN encoded by the coding sequence ATGAAAGATATGAATTTGGTAATGGAAGATTTATCATATTACAAGAAAAATGTTATAATCTATTCACAGAAAAGTTTATTTCAAGAGTTAACTGATCATGCAATTAAATGGTCAAAAAAGTTAAGTGATGAAGAAATCACTGATATAGCAAGGTATGCATTACATGATTATAAAATAATAAATCAATATTTATATAACGAAAATATTAATATGAGTAATTCTGAAAAATTTAAATTACAAGGAAGAATTAGTAATATTTATAATGCACTCTCAAAATTTAATTTTTATTTACCTCTCAAGTTATATAGAGGAATCAATAGATTTGAATATCTAAATCTAATTAATAATACAAAATTTTGTGTTTTTAAATCCTTTAAAAGTACATCAATAGAAGAAGATATTGCTTTGGAATTTATAAATGATTATAGTTGTGGCTATGTCATTATAGTTAATGTTCCGCCATATACAAATGGGGCATTTATAGCACCTTTAGTAGACTTACAGGATGAAAAAGAATATTTAATAAATATAGGAACAGAATATAAAATTCTTCAAGAATACTTAAAAAATGGAATAAAATATATAGAAATCGAGGTGAAGTCATATGATAACTGA